The Euwallacea similis isolate ESF13 chromosome 18, ESF131.1, whole genome shotgun sequence sequence CAACGGGTCGTACTCTAAATATTGCTCATAGTAGGCAACAAACCTATAAAGATAATTAGCCGAGGTCAGACCATAGAATAACTTCGCGAAATACATACGAATCCGCAGCTTtagaaacttttatatttcgCCTCTCTAGctgacattttaataattcgatTTGTTTCCTAAGAGACTCCTCAGATACTTTAGGCTGAAAGCTCGCAGTTGAAGGTGATAATTTAGGTGCCCCAATTTTTCCTTTACTGGGCTTATTCATTTGGCAGGCCTTCTTGATGTCGACTTCTGTCGTATTTACACATCCAGGCttgaataaattcaatcaatGAAAAAGTCACGGGCAATTCTAATGTTGCACAAGCATTTGCCAAGCATGAACCTTCTGTACGTTTGCACGGACGCCCGTTTTGCAGGCCTGTGGGCATACCTACCATTGGTCTATGGACATCCCAAAAAGCTCTTTCCTGGCTGTCAAGAACTTTTCTCTCCAGTTTATCGCGTTTCTTATCAACTTTGCTTTGTGCTTCGGcttgcataaaaataaactccCATTTCCTtgagaacattttttgtaacCTCGCTAGGTTTTCGGCCTCATAATCGGCTAACTCTAACCTGGTTTTATTTTGCATTGTTCTCTTGCAAAGATAAACGGCTAAAACCAACAACAGTGCTTTCAAAGCTAGGCAGGAAAGCATTGAAGAATCTATACCGTAATCAGTATTCTCAGGTTCCCAACAATTAGACGGCCAAAAATATGGAGTTTGGAATCTATAAAAAGTTCCATCATTTTTGACCGTAAGCATGTGGTCATCGATGGGAAAGAAATAGCCGTGGGCAGCTATCAAATGGGCCAAATGCATGGCTTCTTGTTGATCCTCTAAATCCAGATTCTTCATCATCCAAGTTATCAGATCCGCACCGGTAAAAACGGAAGGAATTTTGGTCATGAAAGACTTTACTGTGCGCACAGATACCCCGCTTGTCTCATCttgcattttttcaatgattttttccaTCTGGAATATTGGCATGTGGCGGGTTGTAAATCTTTGTCAAACCCTTTATTTTTGGGGAATTGAGgaaattcctacctttttgtataacaaaaaattagaagACTCATCAGAGATATAAGGCTGTTGCAATGCATTAGTATTTTCATTGATGACCGGTTGAATGCTGCAACCTGAAGTTGAAGGGTCTGGCTTGCGTTTGATAGCAGCCTTATCTGAGTTCATCGTTACCATTTTAGATTTAGTGAAGGAGTTATTTCCTCCATTTTCTGCAAGGGAATATATCCAAGTATACATTAgagattaaaaattctatatttccCCTACAACTAGTGATTGTCTAGAATCTATAGTATTTATTAACTAAATTGAGAACTCTATTTAAGTGATTGAGATATGTAGTAAAATTGGAGGCTAAAACAAGTCATGCAATAGATAGTAGTGCGCAACACCCAAATTTCGGGCTAAAATATACTTAGGTTCATACTGGGAGAAAAAATAcggaaaaaatagaaaactgaCTCAAAACcgaaattccattaaataagcccggaaataaatttaaaaaacagggCCAAGGAAAGgcaattaaaatgtaattaaataaaatagattgAACATGTGACTTAGTATGAAAACTAGCTAAGCATAGGGCCCGTTGGTTAAATTAAAGGTCCATATAGTGCAGGTTATCTACTAGATACCCACGTTTAAGTGTCAGAAACAGAGTTAATTTATAGTTACTCTGCTTAGAACCTTGGTGAACATTAATAATCAGTTGTTTTAAGCTTCATTTCTATCagttacattatttttagattcctCCCATATATGGTTAAAAGATCCAAAAGGGTTGAAAGCTACTGGTCCTgcaaatattattcaaattttgcctTAGGCTGAGAGCCAGTCAAAAAGGCCATGCCTTTCCTTGCCTAGGCCTATGTGACTGAAGCAAGCAAGCAAATGTTTTGGATGTATGTATGTGCATAAGacatttttgacttaaaattgACTCAGGGTTTTACTCATAACCTATGGTCATCAATTCACAAGATCCCTTGTATATTGTGCattgcattatttttgaatattttctatattaatggtaagtttgcttagattattgtattttatggaaaaggtggaccatattaaaaaaattataagaggGTTTTTCCTGAAGTTTGTCACAGCATTTTTGAAGCATCCTGTATAGGTAGTTGGATAATCAATATTTTGGCCAACTTTCATACTTTTGTCACTCCTATAGTATTATTCttgcaaattttgtttaaaaatcaaGACATTAACAATGAGTAACATTTAGGAGTTAGCATGCAACATATCgaaacatctttttttttcttcgattGAATATAGACTTGAGATAGTACTTGGGTTCAATCCAAGAAAACCTGAATGCCCATATGCTAAAccaattacataaaataacaAGTCAAAAGATGTCCTTACAATGCAGCCTATGAAGCAAATGCCTATACTTGGGGCCTACTTTTTGCTACAGTTGCGGTAACATAACTTGTGAGGTGCTTAAAGAAAATCCTAGATAGGAAAGTTTCTTCATATCAttcttcaataataataaagccTTAATTGTAACATTcctatttatttcttttaattagaaaaaattaaactatgCTAAAAAAAGCGATATCTAGGGGGGTTTTCTGTAGATTCTA is a genomic window containing:
- the RSG7 gene encoding regulator of G-protein signaling 7, with translation MVTMNSDKAAIKRKPDPSTSGCSIQPVINENTNALQQPYISDESSNFLLYKKMEKIIEKMQDETSGVSVRTVKSFMTKIPSVFTGADLITWMMKNLDLEDQQEAMHLAHLIAAHGYFFPIDDHMLTVKNDGTFYRFQTPYFWPSNCWEPENTDYAVYLCKRTMQNKTRLELADYEAENLARLQKMFSRKWEFIFMQAEAQSKVDKKRDKLERKVLDSQERAFWDVHRPMPGCVNTTEVDIKKACQMNKPSKGKIGAPKLSPSTASFQPKVSEESLRKQIELLKCQLERRNIKVSKAADSFVAYYEQYLEYDPLFTPPEYPNPWIYDSTEMWEQEKIAKDISVRRVRRWAFSLQELLADPVGREHFEKFLDKEFSGENLKFWEAVQELKTLPQSQVQKKVKEIWDYFLAPDAKCPINVDSHSYEITKKNMEAPDRWSFDNAAAHVYHLMKSDSYSRYLRSEMYKDFLNGSKKKTSVKGIRSIVSFSGRKDNLT